GTCCCGGCTGCCAGGATCGCGAGCAGGAGGGCGATCACGACGTACGGGAACCACCGATCCCGCCGCCGGTTCCCCCGCATAACCCTCCTATTGCGCCAGGTGCTGCACTTCCGCCTCGAACTTACGTCGTGGTGCCAGCTCGACCAGGTACATGGCCGACACCACCAGTGCGCCGCCGACCAGCATCCTCCAGGTGAGGCTGTCGGAGCCGAACAGCACAGCGAAGGTCGAGGCGAACACTGGCTCCATTGTCATCGCAATCGCCGCGCGAGTGGGAGTCAGGTGTGCCTGCGCCCAGGTTTGGACGATCAGCGCGAGGGCCCCGGCGACCAGCGCCATGTAGATCACACTGACCCAGTCGCCGCCGGTGCTCGGCACCGAGAACCCGCCGGGCAGGGCGCCGATCGCGCAGACGCAGGTGATCACGATCATCTGCAGCGACGACAGACCGAACGCGTTCTTCGAGGTCGACCAGGTGCCGAGGCCGATGATGTGCAGCGCGTAGAGGCCGGCGGACGCCAGCGTCAGCAGCTCGCCGTGGCCGAGGCTGAGCCCGCGCAGGGACAGTACGCCGAGACCGGTCGTGGCGAGGATCACGGCGACCCAGGCCCAGCGGCCGATCTTGTGCCGCAGGATCACGGCGCCGAGCAGCGGGGTGAAGACGACGTACATGCCGGTGACGAAACCGGAAACGCTCGCCGACGTGTGCCGCAGGCCCTCGGTCT
This Kribbella sp. NBC_00482 DNA region includes the following protein-coding sequences:
- a CDS encoding DMT family transporter — protein: MSGVNHPRLAVLALLSVAAAWGSTFFLTKDLLTRMDVADYLALRFLIASVALILVHPPAIARLSRLDRGRAVALGITYGIAQLLQTEGLRHTSASVSGFVTGMYVVFTPLLGAVILRHKIGRWAWVAVILATTGLGVLSLRGLSLGHGELLTLASAGLYALHIIGLGTWSTSKNAFGLSSLQMIVITCVCAIGALPGGFSVPSTGGDWVSVIYMALVAGALALIVQTWAQAHLTPTRAAIAMTMEPVFASTFAVLFGSDSLTWRMLVGGALVVSAMYLVELAPRRKFEAEVQHLAQ